The Mycobacterium sp. EPa45 genomic interval GAAACTCCGAGTCGTCGGGCTGCTTGCCGTCCAGCTCGTCGAGCACGTTGTTCAGCCGGGACAGCGGATCGGGCTCCTCCTCGGCCAGCAGCTCGTCGAGCGTCTCCGGGCCCGGGTGGTCGAAGTTCGTGCGGGCGACCGGTCGCTCGGGAGGGGAAATGCCTTCGTCGAGGATGTCGTCGACGCCCCGATCCACGAGGGTGTCCTCGGGTTGGAGCTGGTTGTCGTCCTCGACGCTGTATTCGCCGGTGTCAGTGCTGTCGTCCCAATTGGTCACAGCT includes:
- a CDS encoding DUF5709 domain-containing protein — translated: MTNWDDSTDTGEYSVEDDNQLQPEDTLVDRGVDDILDEGISPPERPVARTNFDHPGPETLDELLAEEEPDPLSRLNNVLDELDGKQPDDSEFPEDDEVGRTRSGRLVAPDAGFGEDDESELVAEDVGIDGGAASAEEAAMHVIDNED